From the Palaemon carinicauda isolate YSFRI2023 chromosome 42, ASM3689809v2, whole genome shotgun sequence genome, one window contains:
- the LOC137632808 gene encoding cuticle protein 6-like has product MNALTVLSLAAVAACGNARIVGYPGIYGAYAGVYPGILPQAYSGVLPAAAPLAVAHSPLTYSSVAPVTYNALPYAPVAPIQSQYHAQDELGQYSFGYSGGPSSRSETRDAFGVVRGSFNYVDSEGKVQTQHYVADALGFRVSATNLPVAPDAPEAPAPLALPGPLPEPVQDTPEVAAAKVAFKAAFDEAAAAAEAAPDARK; this is encoded by the exons ATGAATGCTCTG ACAGTACTCTCCTTGGCGGCCGTAGCTGCATGCGGCAATGCCCGAATCGTAGGATACCCGGGGATCTACGGCGCTTACGCAGGAGTCTACCCAGGCATCCTACCCCAGGCTTACTCTGGCGTCCTTCCTGCTGCTGCGCCTTTGGCTGTAGCTCATTCACCCTTGACCTATAGCAGTGTGGCTCCTGTAACCTACAATGCCCTCCCTTACGCCCCTGTAGCTCCCATCCAATCCCAGTACCACGCCCAGGATGAGCTCGGCCAGTACTCCTTCGGGTACTCCGGAGGTCCTTCTTCGCGCTCCGAGACCCGCGATGCCTTCGGTGTCGTCAGGGGATCCTTCAACTACGTTGACTCCGAAGGCAAGGTCCAGACCCAGCACTACGTGGCCGACGCCCTCGGCTTCCGTGTCTCCGCCACCAACCTCCCCGTGGCTCCCGACGCCCCTGAGGCCCCAGCTCCCTTGGCTCTTCCAGGACCCCTGCCGGAGCCAGTTCAGGACACCCCAGAGGTCGCCGCCGCTAAGGTCGCCTTCAAGGCCGCTTTCGACGAGGCTGCTGCAGCAGCTGAAGCCGCCCCCGACGCCCGCAAATAA